From Spirochaetota bacterium, one genomic window encodes:
- a CDS encoding coiled-coil domain-containing protein has translation MGYAIKVYEAFKDDEVKAKVLAEFIEKVEEAINNNQVATRQDLHVQELKLTKEIKEVELRLTKEIEQVRADLTKEIEQVRADLTKEIEQVRNEMKEIELKLTKEIEQVRAELKVEIQQTKVSLLKWLIGLLLTQTITIIGVIVGLFQVFK, from the coding sequence ATGGGATATGCAATCAAGGTATATGAGGCATTCAAAGACGATGAGGTAAAAGCAAAAGTTTTGGCCGAATTTATAGAGAAGGTGGAAGAAGCAATAAATAATAATCAGGTAGCAACGCGACAGGATTTACATGTGCAGGAGCTTAAGCTAACTAAAGAAATAAAAGAGGTAGAGCTTAGGCTTACCAAAGAGATAGAGCAAGTGCGAGCAGACCTAACCAAAGAGATAGAGCAAGTGCGAGCAGACCTAACCAAAGAGATAGAACAGGTACGTAATGAGATGAAGGAGATAGAGCTTAAGCTTACCAAAGAGATAGAGCAGGTACGAGCAGAATTAAAGGTAGAAATACAGCAAACAAAGGTAAGCTTGTTGAAATGGCTCATAGGGTTGTTGTTAACACAAACAATAACCATAATAGGAGTAATTGTAGGGTTGTTTCAGGTATTCAAGTAG
- a CDS encoding STAS domain-containing protein, with the protein MIQENCWTFPKEIPLEEVPEYSSRFEKIEKLQYMQFDLSQTEWIHSSFIGFLIYAKHRIASKGGKLYIIPSPSVQRILHLMNLNDYLLH; encoded by the coding sequence ATGATTCAGGAAAACTGCTGGACGTTTCCTAAAGAAATCCCACTTGAAGAAGTGCCGGAATACTCAAGCAGGTTTGAAAAAATTGAAAAACTACAATATATGCAATTTGACTTAAGCCAAACCGAATGGATCCATTCTTCATTTATTGGCTTTTTAATCTATGCAAAACACAGAATTGCATCAAAAGGTGGCAAGCTCTACATTATCCCTTCTCCATCTGTGCAGCGAATACTCCATTTAATGAATCTTAATGATTATTTGCTGCATTAA
- a CDS encoding PIN domain-containing protein — translation MSTSIAIKKYDIGENYKAILCDSQDLIMYPIDEVIAEKAAEFRAKYSIKTPDAIQVATCIEYNATLFITNDVRLKKVDDVSVLLLSDVL, via the coding sequence ATTAGCACATCCATTGCGATAAAAAAATATGATATCGGAGAAAATTATAAAGCCATCCTTTGTGATTCACAGGATCTAATAATGTATCCAATTGATGAGGTAATAGCGGAGAAAGCGGCTGAATTTAGAGCAAAATACTCTATCAAGACGCCTGATGCAATACAGGTAGCAACATGTATTGAATATAATGCTACTCTATTTATAACAAACGATGTTCGTTTAAAAAAGGTTGATGATGTTTCTGTTTTACTGTTAAGTGATGTATTGTAA
- a CDS encoding metalloregulator ArsR/SmtB family transcription factor, whose protein sequence is MIFSEEQVWFTSELLKSIAHPIRLKVLCFLMDGEKTVGEIEKEFGSTISNISQHLTILRKMNIIHRRKEANFMYYSIKDERILKLISTLKNLYCAQ, encoded by the coding sequence ATGATTTTTTCTGAAGAACAGGTATGGTTTACCAGCGAACTATTAAAATCAATTGCCCATCCCATACGGCTTAAAGTATTGTGTTTTTTAATGGATGGCGAAAAAACCGTAGGTGAAATTGAAAAAGAATTTGGCTCCACCATATCAAATATATCCCAGCACCTTACTATCTTAAGAAAAATGAATATTATACACAGGCGCAAGGAAGCCAATTTCATGTATTACTCTATTAAAGATGAACGCATTTTAAAGCTTATTTCTACATTAAAAAATCTGTACTGTGCGCAATAA